The Metallosphaera hakonensis JCM 8857 = DSM 7519 genome includes the window TATTCCAACTCTATGTTTCGCCCAGAAATATGGTTTAAAAATACCGTGGGTCGTCATAGATGAAGGAGCGGTAAAAGCTATTGCCAGGGGGGCAGATCTTTACGCTCCAGGCGTTATCGAAAGTTCCACTGAGATAAAACCTGGCTCACTTTTGCTTGTCAAGACAAGGTTGGGGCAACCTGTAGCTTTGATGATAGTAGACGAAGGAGCAATTGAAGCTCTAAAAGTGAAAAAGGGCAAGATTGCCACTGCACTTCACTGGATTGGAGACGAAATATGGGACATGTGCAAGCCTAAAAACTAGAAATACAAACATATCATCTCTTAAGCTCTTTTGGATTTCTCCTTTTCTTTAGTTCATGTAACTCCTTCCTAAGTTCCTCTATTTCCTTTCTAAGCCTCTCAATTTGACCGTCATGGATTTCAACTATCTTAAGAATTTTTTCGATCTGATTACTATTATCCAATGCAAGCTTAATATTTCCCGACTCATCCATTGAAGCATAGCCCAGCCTCTCAAGTTCCCTTACATAGCCCTTAGCAGTCTTGGGCGAAACCTTTAGTTGAAGAGCCAAGTCCTGTACGTTCACCTCGCCCTTAACTTTGAGAATTTCGATAATATCCTGGAGTCGGGGGGTTAGTTCCATATCCATGTGCATTCGACCGCACTGCTTTTAAGCAATATGGCTTATCTAATTAAGGGCTTTTATTGACACTGCTCATAAAAGAAAGCGAGGTTGATCAAATCTTCACTTTAAAGGATGCCTATGAATCTCTTCGTGAGGCCTTCATATATGAGGAGAATAAGAGAGCCATTAATACGAAGAGGATTAGAACATCATTCTCCGGATCCACGCTCACCTATCAAGCTGGGGCATTAGAAGGATATATTGGGTTTAAAACATATGTACGCGGAAATTTCGTATCCCTTCTCTTTTCGAGTGATGGAGAACTTCTTATGATAGCAGAGTCCGATAGACTCTCCCTTTTTAGAACTGGAGCTTTATCAGTACTGGCGGCTGACGTGATGAGGAAGAGCTACTCCTCCGTGGGAATAATTGGATTGGGTAAACAGGGGATAGCCCAAGTCGAGGCTTTTCATAACTTAGTACCAGGGGCGAAAGTCCTAGGATATACTAGGTCACCTGAAAGGGAAGGTAAAGCGAGAAAGACACTCTCAAAACTAGGTATACCGCTCCAAACTTTACCAAGCATCAAGGATGTGGTATCTAAGGTCGATGTTATTGTAACAATTACAACAGCCACATCACCTTTTCTTAAGAGGGAATACGTAGGGGAGAGCGTTCATATAAATGCAATGGGCTCCAATCTGCCCGAGAGAGTTGAGCTATTCCCTGAGATTATAAAGGCCTCTGCTCTAATAGCCGTTGAGGATAAAGATCAAGCTAGGGAAGAGGCTGGAGACCTCATCCTCGCAGAGAAGATGGGAATGCTAGATTGGAAGAAAACGGTCAATATTTCAGAGATTTTAGCTGGAAAAGTAACGACTCCGTCTGGTATAACTATTTTCAAGTCTGTAGGAATAGGTCTCGAAGATGTAGCAGTAATGAAAACGTTATTTAACAAGGCTAAATCTAGAGGTTTGGGAAGAGAGATAGAGGTTAATGGAAGATGGTCTCCAGAATAGGGAGGGAGATAGAGCTATCTCCTGTGGAATTGGGGTCCCGTTTAGGGAAAAAAGTTGAAATTAATATGGCCAGCGGATCCCCAGATCCAGCAACAATACCTGTAAAGGAAATAGAGAAAGCTTACCAAGAGGTTCTTGCAGCCAAGGGCTCCTCCTCCTTGTTTTATCCTGGAGCTGGAGGTCAACAGGAACTAATAGATGAAATTTCTAGGTATCTACCTGAAATTGGAATAAGGTCAAAGGATCCCGTTGTGGTAACTAGCGGAGCTCAGCATGGAATAGAGCTTCTCTCTAAATATTTGCTCGATAACGACCCAATCATTGTTGAAAACCCAACGTTCGTGGAAACATTCTCTGCCATGAAGTTGAGATCGTCGGTAGTTCTTCCAGTGAACATTGATTCTAAGGGAATTTCGGTAGATGAGCTCGATAAGTTAACAAGGATAACAAGACCGGAAGTGGTCTACGTTATTCCAAATTGTCATAATCCCGGAGGGGTTAACTTAAGCGATGAAAGAAGAAAGCGAATTGCTGAGATCGCGGAGGAAAGGGGCTTTTACGTTATAGAGGACGATCCATACAGGCCTATTGCAGGGTGTACCCCTAGTCCCATAAAAGATTATGATAAAGCTGGTAGAGTCATACACGTAAGTAGTTTCAGTAAAATTCTGGCTCCAGGTCTAAGAATTGGTTTCATTATTGCTAACAAAGAGATCGCAGAAAAAGTAAGCCTTTTAGAACAACTGGACTTCTCTACCTCCACTATAAATCAATATATAGTTTCCTATCTTCTGAAAACTGGTCTGGTAACCTCCAGGTCAAAAAACCTCCACTTACATTACGCGACAAAGATGAAAGTGCTAATAGACTCCCTAACCGATGCTGGCCTAACTGATTTTAATGAACCGACTTGTGGGTTCTTCCTCCTCTTGGACCTTAAGAGAGACGCCTTTAGAGTCCTAGAGGAAGCCAACAAAAAAGGTCTCGTATTCGTACCAGCTAAGGGATTCTTTTTGAGAGGAGGAGAGACCAAGGCTAGATTTAGCATAACAATGCCAAACGAAGAACAAATTAAGAGAGGAGTAGAGATATTGAAGAATGTGATCAAGGACGTTTATGCCTAGATCATAATTATCTCCTTTTCAAGTGAATTCAAGACTTCCAATCTTCTCCTCATTACGACCATGTCCTCTATCCTTATTCCAAACTTCCCAGGAATGTAAATTCCAGGCTCTATAGTGAATACCGAGTTTTCGGATATAATGTCCTTATTGTCAGTGGAGATGTAAGGTTCCTCGTGAACGTCTATACCTATTCCGTGTCCAGTTCTATGAATAAAGAATTTTCCATAGCCCCTATCGCTTATTAATTTCCTAGCCCTTTCATCTATTTCTTTGCCAGATAAACCGAACTGAGATTCCTCAGCGCTCAGCATGGCCTCTTTGACAATTGACCAGATCTTCTGGACTTCATTAGAGAGTTTTCCAATAGATAAAACCCTTGTAGTGTCCGTGGAATATCCTCTATACTTAACACCAAAATCTGCAATTATTGGCTCCCCAGGATGGACTTTCCTATCGGTACATCTAAGGTGAGGCATTGAGGTATTAGGCCCTGAAGTTAGGATCGTGGAGAAAGAGGGTACAACACCACGCTCTCGGAAAACTGTTTCGAGTTGCTGCGCTAGATGACATTCGCTTAATCCTTCCTTGATCTTAGAGCTAAATTCTACCAGGGATTCCTCAGCTATTTTCAGACCGGCTCTCATTATCTCAAGTTCTTCCTCGTCCTTGACAGACCTCAAGGGCTTGGTCACTGTTGATGCAGGTATAATATTAGAGGGAGAAAATCTGTTAAGCAAAGCAATTAAGAAGACGGACCATAATTGATCGTCTATGGCTAACAAAGAACCACTCCTTATATTAGCTAGCGTGTAAGGATCTTCACCATCATTATATGTCCTCACCTCCATATC containing:
- a CDS encoding DUF1947 domain-containing protein, whose product is MNFLQKHLLSQKEVKEVQNKIKDMYGVTITSEKIEIGKEKRRVFYFVDGVLSFFNDQLIPTLCFAQKYGLKIPWVVIDEGAVKAIARGADLYAPGVIESSTEIKPGSLLLVKTRLGQPVALMIVDEGAIEALKVKKGKIATALHWIGDEIWDMCKPKN
- a CDS encoding HTH domain-containing protein, producing MELTPRLQDIIEILKVKGEVNVQDLALQLKVSPKTAKGYVRELERLGYASMDESGNIKLALDNSNQIEKILKIVEIHDGQIERLRKEIEELRKELHELKKRRNPKELKR
- a CDS encoding ornithine cyclodeaminase family protein → MTLLIKESEVDQIFTLKDAYESLREAFIYEENKRAINTKRIRTSFSGSTLTYQAGALEGYIGFKTYVRGNFVSLLFSSDGELLMIAESDRLSLFRTGALSVLAADVMRKSYSSVGIIGLGKQGIAQVEAFHNLVPGAKVLGYTRSPEREGKARKTLSKLGIPLQTLPSIKDVVSKVDVIVTITTATSPFLKREYVGESVHINAMGSNLPERVELFPEIIKASALIAVEDKDQAREEAGDLILAEKMGMLDWKKTVNISEILAGKVTTPSGITIFKSVGIGLEDVAVMKTLFNKAKSRGLGREIEVNGRWSPE
- a CDS encoding PLP-dependent aminotransferase family protein produces the protein MVSRIGREIELSPVELGSRLGKKVEINMASGSPDPATIPVKEIEKAYQEVLAAKGSSSLFYPGAGGQQELIDEISRYLPEIGIRSKDPVVVTSGAQHGIELLSKYLLDNDPIIVENPTFVETFSAMKLRSSVVLPVNIDSKGISVDELDKLTRITRPEVVYVIPNCHNPGGVNLSDERRKRIAEIAEERGFYVIEDDPYRPIAGCTPSPIKDYDKAGRVIHVSSFSKILAPGLRIGFIIANKEIAEKVSLLEQLDFSTSTINQYIVSYLLKTGLVTSRSKNLHLHYATKMKVLIDSLTDAGLTDFNEPTCGFFLLLDLKRDAFRVLEEANKKGLVFVPAKGFFLRGGETKARFSITMPNEEQIKRGVEILKNVIKDVYA
- a CDS encoding M24 family metallopeptidase; translated protein: MDYKKRLSKARELLQGHADYMIIGPGSNMFYFTGFMEEPMERPILLILGDDQYIIAPKIYEEQLSSIDMEVRTYNDGEDPYTLANIRSGSLLAIDDQLWSVFLIALLNRFSPSNIIPASTVTKPLRSVKDEEELEIMRAGLKIAEESLVEFSSKIKEGLSECHLAQQLETVFRERGVVPSFSTILTSGPNTSMPHLRCTDRKVHPGEPIIADFGVKYRGYSTDTTRVLSIGKLSNEVQKIWSIVKEAMLSAEESQFGLSGKEIDERARKLISDRGYGKFFIHRTGHGIGIDVHEEPYISTDNKDIISENSVFTIEPGIYIPGKFGIRIEDMVVMRRRLEVLNSLEKEIIMI